Proteins encoded in a region of the Ranitomeya imitator isolate aRanImi1 chromosome 9, aRanImi1.pri, whole genome shotgun sequence genome:
- the TUT1 gene encoding speckle targeted PIP5K1A-regulated poly(A) polymerase, translating to MEAAENDGGGQIPADVQCKDRGAFRCLLCCVSIPNRPSLTHHLQGRRHKGLCEEREKRQQQQERSVFVSGFSKSSSEEQIKEVFERISQVKNIVMDKDRGLYAIVEFENRDGANLALSQADITLEGRRLKIKPREKKEFKNKKGANHRRLQPPDPETLGKQLINCTDVEDQMKNLVSLCSPSHHESRIRELLLSLLRETFTEFFPGCQLLPFGSSVNGFEISGCDLDLHLELGENNRSEDDVEREDEGVEVKMEDIGTDLDDKNDPDDDEELEEDKSPKNDEEDLEMQVTEDTDDDENITPGLSLQGLSPEEVLNVVERVLRQCVPGVHEVQSVPSARRPVIRFQHKISGLRGDITLNNRLALRNSSYLRVCSDLDPRVPQLVYTVRYWARVQQLAGNPVGGGPLLNNYALTLLVIFFLQTRSPPVIPSLSRLREIAVDDASLVIDGWDCSFASDITRFPASENQQSLSCLLSEFFSYFSSLDLHSSILCSRDGLLIPVPIPSPPPIWTEGFRLGSFNVQDPFELNHNVCGNVSSRIARRFSTKCSVAAKTCRTPLYQLRSKSRPWGITLLIQLSSPEGEKSEGTDISIPTGQASLEDVVFAVKTVLVEVLLCSCDLDRGKDVSVKSSEESDHEVPRVEELIIDDKATEIKGENTSKNERKRECLEEIPSTSPKKRRIDDDGSDCVNVDQRENVFEKENASKMLKSPTEAGVLTMKIDVWHQVWEGRRKVRRSMHGKVAAGRRLETAVSQALSAGTAEGGKPLMQLTVRTRLLSEGNAQLRLCPDSDDYGCSATFFHFLQTFLPRMVEEVLSGKD from the exons GTCCAAGCCTCACTCATCACCTACAGGGACGGCGCCATAAGGGGTTGTGCGAAGAGCGAGAAAAgcgccagcagcagcaggagcgtAGCGTGTTTGTCAGCGGCTTCTCAAAAAGTTCCTCCGAGGAGCAAATTAAAGAAGTATTTGAAAGAATATCCCAAGTAAAGAATATTGTGATGGACAAAGATCGG GGCCTTTATGCCATCGTAGAGTTTGAGAATCGGGACGGCGCAAACCTCGCTCTTTCTCAGGCTGACATTACACTAGAAGGTCGTCGCCTGAAGATAAAACCACGTGAAAAGAAAGAGTTTAAAAACAAGAAAGGAGCGAACCACCGGAGACTGCAGCCCCCTGATCCCGAAACGCTTGGTAAACAGCTCATAAACTGCACTGAT GTAGAAGATCAAATGAAAAATCTTGTGTCGCTCTGCTCTCCGTCTCATCACGAGAGCCGCATCCGTGAACTGCTGCTGTCTCTCCTTCGAGAAACATTTACAGAGTTCTTCCCAG GTTGTCAGCTTCTCCCTTTTGGATCCTCTGTTAACGGCTTTGAAATCAGCGGGTGCGACTTGGATTTGCATTTGGAACTTGGAGAGAATAATAGGAGTGAAGACGATGTGGAAAGAGAAGATGAAGGTGTGGAAGTGAAGATGGAGGATATAGGCACCGATTTAGATGACAAAAATGATCCAGATGACGATGAAGAACTGGAGGAAGACAAATCTCCCAAGAACGATGAAGAAGATTTGGAAATGCAAGTTACAGAAGACACCGATGATGATGAG AATATCACGCCTGGCCTGTCACTGCAAGGACTTTCCCCTGAGGAGGTCCTGAATGTGGTTGAGAGAGTGTTAAGGCAGTGTGTTCCCGGGGTACACGAGGTTCAGAGTGTTCCCTCTGCCCGACGACCTGTTATACGTTTTCAGCATAAGATTTCTGGTTTGAGGGGCGATATCACCCTAAACAACAG GCTTGCGTTGCGTAATTCTTCATACTTGCGCGTCTGTTCTGATCTAGACCCCCGGGTGCCACAGCTTGTGTACACCGTGCGATACTGGGCCCGGGTGCAGCAGCTTGCAG GTAACCCAGTAGGGGGAGGACCACTGCTGAATAACTATGCATTGACGTTGCTTGTTATTTTCTTCTTACAAACAAGGAGCCCCCCGGTGATTCCTAGTCTCAGCCGTCTGAGGGAGATCGCTG TGGACGACGCCTCACTAGTGATTGACGGCTGGGACTGCTCCTTTGCCTCTGACATCACTCGATTCCCAGCTAGTGAAAACCAGCAGAGCCTGA gctgTCTTCTTTCAGAGTTTTTCTCTTATTTTTCTTCTCTGGACTTGCACTCCTCTATTCTCTGCTCCCGAGATGGACTACTTATCCCCGTTCCCATTCCATCACCTCCCCCGATCTGGACTGAAGGTTTCCGTCTGGGCTCCTTTAATGTTCAGGATCCATTTGAGTTGAATCACAATGTGTGCGGTAACGTCAGCTCCCGGATAGCTCGCCGCTTCTCCACCAAGTGTTCGGTGGCTGCCAAGACTTGCCGCACTCCTTTATACCAGCTACGATCGAAGTCTCGTCCCTGGGGCATCACCTTATTAATCCAGCTTTCATCTCCTGAAGGGGAAAAGTCGGAGGGGACAGACATTTCTATACCCACTGGACAGGCCTCGTTGGAGGACGTAGTTTTCGCTGTGAAGACTGTTCTAGTAGAGGTTTTACTGTGCAGCTGTGACCTGGACCGGGGAAAGGATGTGAGCGTGAAAAGCAGCGAAGAAAGTGACCACGAGGTCCCCCGCGTCGAAGAGCTCATCATTGATGATAAAGCTACTGAGATAAAAGGGGAAAACACAAGCAAAAATGAGAGAAAACGAGAATGTCTAGAAGAAATACCGAGCACCAGCCCAAAAAAGAGGAGGATAGACGATGATGGGAGTGATTGTGTAAACGTCGACCAACGGGAAAACGTTTTTGAGAAAGAAAATGCATCTAAAATGCTCAAAAGCCCTACAGAGGCCGGTGTGCTAACCATGAAGATCGACGTCTGGCATCAGGTGTGGGAGGGCAGGCGCAAGGTGCGGAGGAGCATGCATGGGAAAGTGGCAGCGGGCAGGAGACTGGAGACGGCAGTGTCCCAGGCCTTGTCCGCAGGCACAGCAGAGGGTGGCAAGCCGCTCATGCAGCTGACGGTAAGAACTCGGCTGTTGAGTGAGGGAAATGCCCAGCTGCGTCTGTGCCCCGATTCTGATGACTATGGCTGTAGCGCCACCTTTTTCCACTTTTTACAGACATTTTTGCCTCGTATGGTGGAAGAGGTTCTAAGTGGGAAAGACTGA